The following coding sequences are from one Chelonoidis abingdonii isolate Lonesome George chromosome 4, CheloAbing_2.0, whole genome shotgun sequence window:
- the LOC116832091 gene encoding complement decay-accelerating factor-like, whose product MSPGLPGPALALGLLALLLPGTRSDCGPLPKLNYAIPSDMDRIEGFPVDTQVTYKCRDGFFKIPGKSDTVVCLSNSQWSSMNEFCGRSCDVPTRLKFAALSKEDEMRNYYPAGINVRYTCRPGYENITEMLLVSTCLDNLTWSEAPEFCRRKSCGHPGEVLHGRAVHKTEFLYGAKIDFLCEDGYKLIGRPFIHCVLKGDEVEWSELPTCQAITCSSPPYIANGTYDGRSVKNFAYNSTVTYRCDRGFQLIGAASIHCTTKDKTSGIWSGPAPKCKDTIALVLLKGNETSGTFLGSYSASSNMVPEQHLKKKIKSRPYYVSQFQNKYFTITSSRSSSFPRGDLRMRDSWITPPLFRFAVSLHVNRNYCSVRTNERSMCRQSYMGISGVLPSTTCFQNLKWSEVPGFCGKRSLLSRRTRAWQNCCYNRFPIRCKSGFHP is encoded by the exons ATGTCCCCGGGGCTCCCCGGCCCCGCGCTGGCCCTGGGGCTTCTGGCGCTGCTGCTGCCCGGGACTCGCA GTGACTGTGGGCCCCTGCCGAAGCTGAATTATGCTATCCCCTCCGATATGGATCGGATAGAGGGCTTCCCTGTTGACACACAAGTTACATACAAGTGTCGTgatggcttttttaaaatccctGGAAAGTCAGACACCGTAGTGTGCCTTTCAAACTCACAATGGTCAAGCATGAATGAGTTTTGTGGTC GTAGCTGTGATGTCCCAACAAGGTTAAAGTTTGCTGCCTTAAGTAAGGAAGATGAGATGAGGAATTACTATCCTGCTGGGATCAATGTGAGATATACTTGTCGCCCAGGGTATGAGAACATCACAGAAATGCTTCTTGTTAGTACTTGTCTTGACAACTTAACATGGTCAGAAGCCCCTGAGTTTTGTAGAA GGAAATCATGTGGTCATCCAGGAGAAGTACTCCATGGCAGAGCTGTTcataaaacagaatttctgtATGGTGCAAAAATAGACTTCCTCTGTGAAGATGG GTACAAATTAATTGGGCGGCCTTTCATTCATTGTGTGCTTAAGGGAGATGAAGTTGAATGGAGTGAACTTCCCACTTGCCAAG CAATTACTTGTTCTTCCCCTCCCTACATTGCCAATGGAACGTATGATGGCAGGAGTGTCAAAAATTTTGCTTATAACTCAACAGTAACTTACAGATGTGACCGTGGGTTCCAGCTTATTGGAGCTGCCTCCATTCATTGTACAACAAAAGATAAAACAAGTGGAATCTGGAGTGGACCTGCTCCTAAATGCAAAG ACACAATTGCACTTGTCCTattaaaaggaaatgaaacaagTGGTACTTTCTTAG gttcttatagTGCATCCAGTAACATGGTACCCGAGCagcatctgaaaaagaaaataaaaagcagaccGTATTATGTATCACAAttccaaaacaaatatttcaccATCACTTCCTCCCGTTCTTCCTCATTTCCCAGAGGTGACCTGAGAATGCGAG ATAGTTGGATTACTCCACCACTGTTCAGATTTGCTGTATCCCTGCACGTTAATCGGAACTATTGTTCTGTCAGAACAAATGAAAGATCTATGTGCCGCCAAAGTTACATGGGAATCTCTGGAGTATTACCCAGCACCACGTGCTTTCAAAACTTAAAATGGTCAGAAGTCCCAGGGTTCTGTGGAA AGAGATCTTTGCTATCC